The Methanocaldococcus sp. DNA window CTGTTCCAGATTCTACTTTACCTAATATCACAGTTCCAACACTTCTAACTGTAAAATAGTGGTCTATAGGAATTTTTACATTTCCATCATAATCTCTTTCTACATTTAAATTAACTATTTTCTCTCTAATGTCTATAAAATTCTTCTCTAATATTTCAAAATTTCTCATTGAAGTTTGTGATATTATATTTTTTAGCATATCAACATCGACATAATCCCCTAAAACAAAAAAGCCTTTGTCTATTTCAAACATATCTAAGGCTAAGAGAGTTTCACCTAACTCTCCAGTAATTTCATCAATAAAAACTAAAGCATAATCCATCATATTTATTGTATATATTAAGGGATTTATTCTATCAGGATATCTCGTAGGTTCTACATAGCATATTACTTTTTCTCCCTGTTTATAGTTATAAAAAGTTATATCTGTTGATGTTCCTTTTTTTCCCAACTCTTTTCCAATGCCTTCAATGTGTCCAAATAACCCTACTGTTAAACCTTCCATTTAACCACCATTCAATTATTTTTTAAACTTTTTATTTAACCCTATTTATATGACTCTACCAACTATATAATAATTTCAAACAAAGTTAAAAAATTAAAAATAGATATATAGATATATATTATAACAACTGCAACAATTAAAAGAATACACCAAACCAATATTGAAAAAATTGTTAATTTCTTTGCCTCTTCTTTATCCCACAACTTATAAGGAGAAATTCCATATATTGCAAAAATAACACTTGAAGATAAATTTATACAGATTATATTTATTAAAAATAACATTAAAATCGGAATAGACTCAATAAAATATCCAGATCCTATGGTTAATCCAAAAACAACTAATGGAGGCAGTAATGCTACTGCAATCATCACGCCTACAACGACAGAAGGGATGTCAGAAACTACAGACAACGCACCAACGATACCAGCA harbors:
- a CDS encoding EF-Tu/IF-2/RF-3 family GTPase, whose amino-acid sequence is MEGLTVGLFGHIEGIGKELGKKGTSTDITFYNYKQGEKVICYVEPTRYPDRINPLIYTINMMDYALVFIDEITGELGETLLALDMFEIDKGFFVLGDYVDVDMLKNIISQTSMRNFEILEKNFIDIREKIVNLNVERDYDGNVKIPIDHYFTVRSVGTVILGKVESGTVKVHDNLNIYPINKTVMVRSIQIHDNDFTEAKAGNRVGLALKGITTEELDRGYILSDKDLKVTNELDIKINWNPFRQKDVKEGENYQIIVGLQSVPCSVEEVNGNNVKLKLQKNIAYDVGDKVCLIDGSAKVRIVGVGTLE